In Marinobacterium sp. LSUCC0821, the DNA window CCTGAGCGGGCTGCATATTTTTAATTTTACTCGGGCTCCTGCCCTCGCCCTTCGGGCCAGCTAAAGCTGTTAAAAACTGATCCCGTCAGTTTTTTCGCGGCTTCGCCTATGGCGAATGCGCTCCTACGCGACTCTGGAAATACACCGTAGGAGCGCATTCCCGTGGAGCGGGAAGCCGCGATCACAACGTGCAACGTTGTGTATTCCCAAGCGTGACGATTCACCAAGCCCTTATCAAACAGACCCCAATCTTGCTTTAAGCACATCCCCCACCCTCTGCGCGTTGCGCTCGGTGCGGATCTCATCGAATAGGATTTTGGCTTGTGGGTAATGCCAGCTCAGCATCTGTAGCCACTGTTTGATTCGGCCGTGAACGTGGCGCTCTTCGATATGTGCGATCACATCGTTGTAGAATCCGAGCATGTAAGGTTTGAGAAGCTGCCAGCTCTCCTCTAGCTCACGCGGGAAGGTTTCATCTTTGATCTGACGTGCAAGAAAGGGGTTGGCCACCCAACCGCGGCCAATCATCACATCGTCACACTCGCTTACCTCACGGCAACGCCAGTAGTCATCAGGATTCCACACCTCACCATTAGCGATAACAGGTATATCGATGGAGTTTTTGATCTTAGCGATCCACTCCCAGTGAGCTGGTGGTTTATACCCCTCCACTTTGGTCCGGGCGTGCACAGTTAAATAACTTGCCCCTGCAGCCTCTATTGCTTGGGCATTCTCAATCGCAAGGGATTTATCTTCATACCCAAGGCGCATCTTCGCTGATACTTGGATATTAGCTGGCACCGC includes these proteins:
- a CDS encoding tRNA-dihydrouridine synthase produces the protein MRRLLAKTGGADQMVTEFIRVNDTLLPPKIFHKLVPELESDYCGYGDIPLVVQLLGSDPESLANNALRALELGAPAIDMNFGCPAKTVNKSRGGSILLKEPEVVHDCVKAVRDAVPANIQVSAKMRLGYEDKSLAIENAQAIEAAGASYLTVHARTKVEGYKPPAHWEWIAKIKNSIDIPVIANGEVWNPDDYWRCREVSECDDVMIGRGWVANPFLARQIKDETFPRELEESWQLLKPYMLGFYNDVIAHIEERHVHGRIKQWLQMLSWHYPQAKILFDEIRTERNAQRVGDVLKARLGSV